Proteins from a single region of Styela clava chromosome 1, kaStyClav1.hap1.2, whole genome shotgun sequence:
- the LOC144431606 gene encoding luciferin 4-monooxygenase-like isoform X1 yields MKGYYRNREATEQTINKDGFLHTGDIGHIKNDMVYVVGRLKEVIKYKTFQVPPAEIENILLRHPGVRDAGVVGIPDQLCGELPKALVVRKLPSVDSDELLELIKRELVDYKQLRGGIQFVDKIPKSKMGKIDRTELKILATRN; encoded by the exons ATGAAAGGATATTACAGAAATAGAGAAGCTACAgaacaaacaataaataaagaCGGATTTCTCCACACCGGTGATATCGGACATATTAAGAACGATATGGTATACGTAGTCGGTCGTCTAAAAGAAGTCATAAAGTATAAAACCTTCCAG GTGCCACCAGCCGaaatagaaaatattcttttaagGCATCCTGGTGTTAGGGATGCTGGAGTGGTTGGAATTCCTGATCAACTTTGTGGAGAATTACCAAAAGCTTTAGTTGTACGAAAACTTCCATCCGTCGATTCTGATGAACTTCTTGAGCTTATTAAAA GAGAACTTGTCGACTACAAACAGTTAAGAGGGGGCATCCAATTTGTTGACAAAATACCAAAATCAAAGATGGGAAAAATTGATCGCACAGAGTTAAAAATATTGGCTACAAGGAATTGA
- the LOC144431606 gene encoding uncharacterized protein LOC144431606 isoform X2 has protein sequence MVPPIMLEMSQTGLHKKYDTSSWKTSMTGGASISTLIMKAVSERYDIKMVPSYGMTEFTPVSVNDNVQSFADSVGAMNVNVEMMIDNPITGKELKSGEDGEILVKGP, from the exons ATGGTGCCACCAATCATGTTGGAAATGTCCCAAACAGGTTTACACAAGAAATATGATACGTCATCATGGAAAACCTCGATGACCGGTGGTGCGTCAATCTCAACTTTGATAATGAAAGCTGTTTCCGAGCGGTACGACATTAAAATGGTTCCAA GTTACGGAATGACGGAATTTACACCTGTGTCAGTGAACGACAATGTACAATCGTTTGCGGATTCGGTCGGTGCAATGAACGTCAATGTTGAGATGATG ATAGATAATCCAATCACAGGAAAAGAATTGAAATCCGGAGAAGATGGTGAAATCTTAGTCAAAGGCCCATAG
- the LOC144425654 gene encoding uncharacterized protein LOC144425654 — protein sequence MPVKSPHGILDIPEVPVSDFFLSRIKEYGEEIAMIDNTIEGKQLTFRQLYNQIQSCGRLIQKQGINKGDVVGLIVPNCLEYIVAMMGVISCVAVISPCNPSNKEWKLWKEYKCLADFPFTKDMRNHFYTFKSLTNNLIKRLCLIYRRNATYLQDLGTKDAYRI from the exons ATGCCGGTAAAATCACCTCATGGAATTTTAGATATACCTGAAGTACCTGTGAGCGATTTCTTCTTGTCTCGTATAAAAGAATACGGTGAGGAAATTGCAATG ATTGACAACACCATCGAAGGTAAACAACTCACTTTCAGACAACTGTATAATCAAATACAATCGTGTGGCAGGTTAATTCAAAAGCAAGGGATAAATAAAGGAGATGTCGTGGGTCTAATTGTTCCCAATTGCTTGGAATACATTGTAGCAATGATGGGAGTGATATCTTGTGTAGCAGTTATATCACCATGTAATCCTTCAAATAAAGAATGGAAATTATGGAAAGAATACAAATGTTTAGCTGATTTTCCGTTTACAAAAGATATGAGAAATCACTTTTACACGTTTAAGTCCCTAACCAATAACTTAATAAAGCGTTTGTGTTTGATTTATAGGAGAAATGCAACATATCTTCAAGATCTCGGAACCAAAGATGCTTATCGTATCTGA
- the LOC120341961 gene encoding uncharacterized protein LOC120341961: protein MPVKSPHGILDIPEVPLSDFFLSRIKEYGDETAMIDNTVEGKQLTFRQLYKQIQSCGRFIQKQGIHKGDVVGLIVPNCLEYVIAMMGVISCGAVISPCNPSYKEGEMQHIFKITEPKILIVSDKTIDVVKKVVEQSKSIRKIIVIGKSDEFETWDEGIAANEKEQEALVLNFEISAKDDLAILPYSSGTTGMPKCVMHTHYSMVATLLSCWYNNDYKKGETFYNERPMFHAGGYLFVLMSLQGGLRVVMDREFDVERTLAAIQNYQVNHFIMVPPIMLEMSQTDLNKKYDTSSWKTSLTGGASIPTSIMKAVSERFNINMFPGYGMTEFTPMSINDNVQAFADSDGSICSNVEMMIVDSNTGMELKSGEDGEILVKGPQMTKGYYRNREATEQTINKNGFLHTGDIGHIQNNMVYVVGRLKEVIKYKTFQVEHPIFWSD, encoded by the exons ATGCCGGTAAAATCACCTCATGGAATTTTAGATATCCCAGAAGTACCTTTGAGTGATTTCTTTTTGTCCCGTATAAAAGAATACGGTGATGAAACTGCAATG ATTGACAACACCGTCGAAGGCAAACAACTTACTTTCAGACAGCTGTACAAGCAAATACAATCATGTGGCAGATTCATTCAGAAGCAAGGGATACATAAGGGAGATGTCGTTGGTCTAATAGTTCCCAATTGCTTGGAATACGTAATAGCAATGATGGGAGTGATATCTTGTGGAGCAGTCATATCACCATGTAATCCTTCGTATAAAGAAG GAGAAATGCAACACATCTTCAAAATCACGGAACCGAAGATACTTATTGTATCTGACAAAACTATCGATGTCGTGAAAAAAGTTGTTGAACAATCCAAAAGCATTCGA AAAATCATTGTCATCGGGAAAAGTGATGAATTTGAAACGTGGGATGAGGGTATTGCCGCAAATGAAAAAGAGCAAG AAGCATTGGTccttaattttgaaatatcagCAAAAGATGATTTGGCCATCTTACCATATTCAAGCGGAACTACTGGAATGCCGAAATGTGTAATGCATACACATTACAGTATGGTTGCAACGTTATTATCTTGCTG GTATAATAATGATTACAAAAAAGGAGAAACGTTTTACAATGAAAGACCAATGTTTCATGCCGGcgggtatttgtttgttttgatgTCTCTGCAGGGAGGGTTAAGAGTTGTTATGGATCGTGAATTTGATGTTGAGAGGACCTTAGCTGCGATACAAAATTACCAG gTGAATCATTTCATTATGGTGCCCCCAATCATGTTGGAAATGTCTCAAACAGATTTAAACAAGAAGTATGATACATCATCATGGAAAACTTCGTTGACCGGTGGTGCGTCAATTCCAACTTCGATAATGAAAGCCGTTTCCGAACGATTCAACATTAATATGTTTCCAG GTTACGGAATGACAGAATTTACCCCCATGTCAATAAACGACAATGTCCAAGCGTTTGCGGATTCCGACGGTTCAATCTGCAGCAACGTTGAGATGATG ATAGTTGATTCAAACACCGGAATGGAATTGAAATCTGGTGAAGATGGTGAAATTTTAGTCAAAGGCCCCCAG atgacTAAGGGATATTACAGAAATAGAGAAGCTACAgaacaaacaataaataaaaacggatTTCTTCACACCGGTGATATAGGgcatattcaaaacaatatggTCTACGTAGTTGGTCGTCTCAAGGAAGTTATAAAGTATAAAACGTTTCAGGTAGAGCACCCAATATTTTGGTCAGATTAA
- the LOC120342017 gene encoding putative 4-coumarate--CoA ligase 1 isoform X3 yields MPVKSPHGVLDIPEVPFSDFFLSRIKEYGDEIAMIDNTVEGKQLTFRQLYKQIQLCGRFIQKQGINKGDVVGLILPNCLEYVIAMVGVISCGAVISPCNPSYKEGEMQHNFKITEPKMLIISDETIDVVKRIVEQTNTIRKIIVIGKSDDFETWDEGILAIEKEQVVRNFEISPKEDLAILPYSSGTTGMPKCVMHTHYSMIATLLSSWYHFGHKRGETIYNERPMFHVNGYVLVSVALQGGCKVIMDREFDVERTLVAMQNYRVNHFIMVPPIMLEMSQTDLHKRYDTSSWKTSLTGGASISTSIMKDVAERFNIKMVPGYAMTEFIPISINNNVHSFAGAVGSISVNIEMMIADPNTGIELKSGEDGEILVKGPQMTKGYYRNLEATEQTINKDGFLHTGDIGHIKNNMVYVVGRIKEIIKYKTFQVPPAEIENILLKHPGVRDAGVVGIPDQLCGELPKALVVRKQLPSVSSDELLELIKRELVDYKQLRGGIQFVDKIPKSKLGKIDRIELKKLATH; encoded by the exons ATGCCAGTAAAATCACCTCATGGGGTTTTGGATATCCCAGAAGTACCTTTTAGTGATTTCTTCTTGTCACGCATAAAAGAATACGGCGACGAAATTGCAATG aTTGACAACACCGTTGAAGGTAAACAACTTACTTTCAGACAGCTGTACAAGCAAATACAATTATGTGGCCGATTTATCCAAAAGCAAGGGATAAATAAGGGAGATGTCGTGGGTCTAATACTTCCTAATTGCTTGGAATATGTAATAGCAATGGTGGGAGTGATATCTTGTGGAGCAGTTATATCACCATGTAATCCTTCATATAAAGAAG GAGAAATGCAGCATAACTTCAAAATCACGGAACCAAAGATGCTCATTATATCTGATGAAACAATCGATGTCGTGAAGAGAATTGTCGAACAAACAAATACCATCAGA AAAATCATTGTCATTGGGAAAAGTGATGACTTTGAAACGTGGGATGAAGGCATTTTAGCAATTGAAAAGGAGCAAG TGGTCCGTAATTTCGAAATATCACCAAAAGAGGATTTGGCCATTTTGCCTTATTCAAGTGGAACTACAGGAATGCCAAAATGTGTAATGCACACCCATTACAGTATGATTGCAACGTTATTATCTAGCTG GTATCATTTCGGCCACAAGCGAGGAGAAACGATTTACAATGAAAGACCGATGTTTCATGTCAATGGATATGTGCTTGTTTCAGTAGCTTTGCAGGGAGGGTGTAAAGTTATTATGGACCGTGAATTCGATGTTGAAAGGACCCTGGTTGCTATGCAAAATTACCGG GTGAATCATTTCATTATGGTGCCGCCAATCATGCTGGAAATGTCCCAAACAGATTTGCACAAGAGGTATGATACGTCATCATGGAAAACCTCGTTGACCGGTGGTGCGTCAATTTCAACTTCAATAATGAAAGATGTTGCCGAACGGTTCAACATTAAAATGGTTCCAG GTTATGCAATGACGGAATTTATCCCTATTTCAATAAACAACAATGTACACTCGTTCGCTGGTGCGGTCGGTTCAATCAGCGTCAATATTGAGATGATG ATTGCTGATCCAAATACCGGAATAGAATTGAAATCCGGAGAAGATGGTGAAATTTTAGTCAAAGGCCCACAG ATGACTAAAGGATATTACAGAAATCTCGAAGCTACAGAACAAACAATAAACAAAGACGGATTTCTTCACACCGGTGATATCGgacatattaaaaataatatggtGTACGTAGTGGGTCGTATCAAGGAAATTATAAAGTATAAAACTTTTCAG GTGCCACCAGccgaaattgaaaatattcttcTAAAACATCCCGGCGTTAGGGATGCTGGAGTGGTTGGAATTCCTGATCAGCTTTGTGGAGAATTACCAAAAGCTTTGGTTGTACGAAAACAACTTCCATCTGTCAGTTCTGATGAACTTCTTGAGCTTATTAAAA GAGAACTTGTCGACTACAAACAGTTAAGAGGTGGCATCCAATTTGTTGACAAAATACCGAAATCAAAACTGGGAAAAATTGATCGCATAGAGTTGAAGAAGTTGGCTACTCATTAG
- the LOC120342017 gene encoding uncharacterized protein LOC120342017 isoform X2, which translates to MPVKSPHGVLDIPEVPFSDFFLSRIKEYGDEIAMIDNTVEGKQLTFRQLYKQIQLCGRFIQKQGINKGDVVGLILPNCLEYVIAMVGVISCGAVISPCNPSYKEGEMQHNFKITEPKMLIISDETIDVVKRIVEQTNTIRKIIVIGKSDDFETWDEGILAIEKEQAVVRNFEISPKEDLAILPYSSGTTGMPKCVMHTHYSMIATLLSSWYHFGHKRGETIYNERPMFHVNGYVLVSVALQGGCKVIMDREFDVERTLVAMQNYRVNHFIMVPPIMLEMSQTDLHKRYDTSSWKTSLTGGASISTSIMKDVAERFNIKMVPGYAMTEFIPISINNNVHSFAGAVGSISVNIEMMIADPNTGIELKSGEDGEILVKGPQMTKGYYRNLEATEQTINKDGFLHTGDIGHIKNNMVYVVGRIKEIIKYKTFQVPPAEIENILLKHPGVRDAGVVGIPDQLCGELPKALVVRKQLPSVSSDELLELIKRELVDYKQLRGGIQFVDKIPKSKLGKIDRIELKKLATH; encoded by the exons ATGCCAGTAAAATCACCTCATGGGGTTTTGGATATCCCAGAAGTACCTTTTAGTGATTTCTTCTTGTCACGCATAAAAGAATACGGCGACGAAATTGCAATG aTTGACAACACCGTTGAAGGTAAACAACTTACTTTCAGACAGCTGTACAAGCAAATACAATTATGTGGCCGATTTATCCAAAAGCAAGGGATAAATAAGGGAGATGTCGTGGGTCTAATACTTCCTAATTGCTTGGAATATGTAATAGCAATGGTGGGAGTGATATCTTGTGGAGCAGTTATATCACCATGTAATCCTTCATATAAAGAAG GAGAAATGCAGCATAACTTCAAAATCACGGAACCAAAGATGCTCATTATATCTGATGAAACAATCGATGTCGTGAAGAGAATTGTCGAACAAACAAATACCATCAGA AAAATCATTGTCATTGGGAAAAGTGATGACTTTGAAACGTGGGATGAAGGCATTTTAGCAATTGAAAAGGAGCAAG CAGTGGTCCGTAATTTCGAAATATCACCAAAAGAGGATTTGGCCATTTTGCCTTATTCAAGTGGAACTACAGGAATGCCAAAATGTGTAATGCACACCCATTACAGTATGATTGCAACGTTATTATCTAGCTG GTATCATTTCGGCCACAAGCGAGGAGAAACGATTTACAATGAAAGACCGATGTTTCATGTCAATGGATATGTGCTTGTTTCAGTAGCTTTGCAGGGAGGGTGTAAAGTTATTATGGACCGTGAATTCGATGTTGAAAGGACCCTGGTTGCTATGCAAAATTACCGG GTGAATCATTTCATTATGGTGCCGCCAATCATGCTGGAAATGTCCCAAACAGATTTGCACAAGAGGTATGATACGTCATCATGGAAAACCTCGTTGACCGGTGGTGCGTCAATTTCAACTTCAATAATGAAAGATGTTGCCGAACGGTTCAACATTAAAATGGTTCCAG GTTATGCAATGACGGAATTTATCCCTATTTCAATAAACAACAATGTACACTCGTTCGCTGGTGCGGTCGGTTCAATCAGCGTCAATATTGAGATGATG ATTGCTGATCCAAATACCGGAATAGAATTGAAATCCGGAGAAGATGGTGAAATTTTAGTCAAAGGCCCACAG ATGACTAAAGGATATTACAGAAATCTCGAAGCTACAGAACAAACAATAAACAAAGACGGATTTCTTCACACCGGTGATATCGgacatattaaaaataatatggtGTACGTAGTGGGTCGTATCAAGGAAATTATAAAGTATAAAACTTTTCAG GTGCCACCAGccgaaattgaaaatattcttcTAAAACATCCCGGCGTTAGGGATGCTGGAGTGGTTGGAATTCCTGATCAGCTTTGTGGAGAATTACCAAAAGCTTTGGTTGTACGAAAACAACTTCCATCTGTCAGTTCTGATGAACTTCTTGAGCTTATTAAAA GAGAACTTGTCGACTACAAACAGTTAAGAGGTGGCATCCAATTTGTTGACAAAATACCGAAATCAAAACTGGGAAAAATTGATCGCATAGAGTTGAAGAAGTTGGCTACTCATTAG
- the LOC120342017 gene encoding uncharacterized protein LOC120342017 isoform X1 — translation MPVKSPHGVLDIPEVPFSDFFLSRIKEYGDEIAMIDNTVEGKQLTFRQLYKQIQLCGRFIQKQGINKGDVVGLILPNCLEYVIAMVGVISCGAVISPCNPSYKEGEMQHNFKITEPKMLIISDETIDVVKRIVEQTNTIRKIIVIGKSDDFETWDEGILAIEKEQEAVVRNFEISPKEDLAILPYSSGTTGMPKCVMHTHYSMIATLLSSWYHFGHKRGETIYNERPMFHVNGYVLVSVALQGGCKVIMDREFDVERTLVAMQNYRVNHFIMVPPIMLEMSQTDLHKRYDTSSWKTSLTGGASISTSIMKDVAERFNIKMVPGYAMTEFIPISINNNVHSFAGAVGSISVNIEMMIADPNTGIELKSGEDGEILVKGPQMTKGYYRNLEATEQTINKDGFLHTGDIGHIKNNMVYVVGRIKEIIKYKTFQVPPAEIENILLKHPGVRDAGVVGIPDQLCGELPKALVVRKQLPSVSSDELLELIKRELVDYKQLRGGIQFVDKIPKSKLGKIDRIELKKLATH, via the exons ATGCCAGTAAAATCACCTCATGGGGTTTTGGATATCCCAGAAGTACCTTTTAGTGATTTCTTCTTGTCACGCATAAAAGAATACGGCGACGAAATTGCAATG aTTGACAACACCGTTGAAGGTAAACAACTTACTTTCAGACAGCTGTACAAGCAAATACAATTATGTGGCCGATTTATCCAAAAGCAAGGGATAAATAAGGGAGATGTCGTGGGTCTAATACTTCCTAATTGCTTGGAATATGTAATAGCAATGGTGGGAGTGATATCTTGTGGAGCAGTTATATCACCATGTAATCCTTCATATAAAGAAG GAGAAATGCAGCATAACTTCAAAATCACGGAACCAAAGATGCTCATTATATCTGATGAAACAATCGATGTCGTGAAGAGAATTGTCGAACAAACAAATACCATCAGA AAAATCATTGTCATTGGGAAAAGTGATGACTTTGAAACGTGGGATGAAGGCATTTTAGCAATTGAAAAGGAGCAAG AAGCAGTGGTCCGTAATTTCGAAATATCACCAAAAGAGGATTTGGCCATTTTGCCTTATTCAAGTGGAACTACAGGAATGCCAAAATGTGTAATGCACACCCATTACAGTATGATTGCAACGTTATTATCTAGCTG GTATCATTTCGGCCACAAGCGAGGAGAAACGATTTACAATGAAAGACCGATGTTTCATGTCAATGGATATGTGCTTGTTTCAGTAGCTTTGCAGGGAGGGTGTAAAGTTATTATGGACCGTGAATTCGATGTTGAAAGGACCCTGGTTGCTATGCAAAATTACCGG GTGAATCATTTCATTATGGTGCCGCCAATCATGCTGGAAATGTCCCAAACAGATTTGCACAAGAGGTATGATACGTCATCATGGAAAACCTCGTTGACCGGTGGTGCGTCAATTTCAACTTCAATAATGAAAGATGTTGCCGAACGGTTCAACATTAAAATGGTTCCAG GTTATGCAATGACGGAATTTATCCCTATTTCAATAAACAACAATGTACACTCGTTCGCTGGTGCGGTCGGTTCAATCAGCGTCAATATTGAGATGATG ATTGCTGATCCAAATACCGGAATAGAATTGAAATCCGGAGAAGATGGTGAAATTTTAGTCAAAGGCCCACAG ATGACTAAAGGATATTACAGAAATCTCGAAGCTACAGAACAAACAATAAACAAAGACGGATTTCTTCACACCGGTGATATCGgacatattaaaaataatatggtGTACGTAGTGGGTCGTATCAAGGAAATTATAAAGTATAAAACTTTTCAG GTGCCACCAGccgaaattgaaaatattcttcTAAAACATCCCGGCGTTAGGGATGCTGGAGTGGTTGGAATTCCTGATCAGCTTTGTGGAGAATTACCAAAAGCTTTGGTTGTACGAAAACAACTTCCATCTGTCAGTTCTGATGAACTTCTTGAGCTTATTAAAA GAGAACTTGTCGACTACAAACAGTTAAGAGGTGGCATCCAATTTGTTGACAAAATACCGAAATCAAAACTGGGAAAAATTGATCGCATAGAGTTGAAGAAGTTGGCTACTCATTAG